The Streptomyces sp. R28 region CGGGGCAAAGACCAGGGCTTTCACCTGGTTGGAAATCGGCCCCGGTTGACCGTAGCGGCGTGCGGCGATCTCCAGCGTGATGAGGAATCCAAGAGCCACCACGCCCGCCGCGACCCACAGCACGGCGCGCCAATGTCGCCGCGTGAGCAGCGCAGTTATGCCGCTTATCCGCGAAAACACCTGTGATGCTCTAGATATCAATCTTTGGCCGCTTTATTCGAATGACTGGGTGGATGGAATGCGATAGAGGCAACCATCGCGAGTTCGAACATGCTATCGGAGTAGTGCGGAGTTGTGGCTTCGGCGGGTAGTTGGTCACGACTGTGAAGCGGTGCTCTGAGGTCCCGAAGCGGGCTCCGCCGTACCGGCTCGAAGCTGATCCGTGGGTGTTTTGTCCAGGGGCTCCTGCAGAGCTACGGATCAGAAGGCTCCTGCACAGGCCGCCAGGGTGGAGGCCAAGGCGCCTCGCGCACGGGGCCCATCTCGGCTATCCGCAGGCTCCGCCGAGCATGCTGGTAGAACTCGGCCCGTGCGGCTCGGTAGTCGTTGAAAGCCAGAGCCCACGATGAGGGGGTGCCGGCCAACTGACCACGAGCGAGCCACTCGAGGTGCCAAACGCACCTGTTGAGATGTTGCACCGCCTCAGCGGTCTCGGCGTTGGTCAGGAGAGTGAGTGCCTCGACCATGGCCGCCCGACGGCCTTCAGCGTTCGCAGCCTGCTCCAACTCCGCCTCGGTCGGTTCAAGAGGTGCCGGATGGTTGGTGAGTCCACGGTGGGCGGCGAGTCGCTGGTAGCGCGTAGCGCACTCCTTCACCGCGTGCCCGTATTCGCCGTAAGCCTGGAGGAGCTGGCTGTCCCAGCGGATCTCCTGCTGCCTTCGCCAGCGGCTGCGTTCGGTAAGTGCCCCAACCGCATAGGACATCAAGCCGCCCACTACTACGCCCAACAGCGTCGGTAGTTGATCAAGGATCCCGCCCATGCGCCCCCCAGCCCTGAGACATCTGAGGGCTCCCTACCCACGCCAGAACCGTCACCATCGGCTCGGCGGTGCAGTAAGCGGCGACCATGCGTACCAGCTCTGCGCTGAGGGAGGCCGGGGAGGCTGAGGGAGATCGATGCAGCTCCGTCATGGCGCGGTCATTCAGCCCGCGGTCGGGCCGGCGGCGCTCTCGGCTCGGCGTGGACGCCCTGACCGGTCGAGATTCATATTGAAACTTTGTGTGTAGATGTGTTGACCTCTGTTCGGATCATCTTCTAGTTTGCGGGAGCTATCGAGCCGTCGACCGTGTCTGCGAGTTTTTCGCGAACGCAACTGATCAGAAGGGGACGCCGTGCCACGAAAGACCCACCGCCGGACAGCTTGCCTCGGTGCATTGCTGGCCTGCGCCACGGCGTTCGGGGGAGCAGTCGCCTCCCCCGCATCCGCCTCCCCCGCATCCGCCTCCCCCGCATCCGCCTCCGGCACTTCCGGCGCGGCGGCCGTGGTCCCCGTCAGTGACTTCCACGGGGTCAACTGGGCCGACCCGCGCGACAACTACGCCGATGACGCGGTCGTGCCGTCGGGGCTGTCGACCTCCGACAGTTACGCCACCACCTACGCCAAGTCCAAGGCGATCATCGGCGGGTTCGCCAAGCTGGGGGCCAACACCGTCCGGCTGCCGGTCAACCCCACCTCCGTCAACGGCCCCTTCTGGAAGTCGTACAAGGGAGCGATCGACGCCGCCACCGACCAGGGGTTCAAGGTCATCCTGGGCTACTGGGAGGCCGACAACGCCAAGGACGGCAAGATCGACAACCAGGCCGCCTACGACCAGATGTGGGCGCGGATCACCTCCGCCTACGTGGGCAACTCCCGGGTGTACTTCGAGCCGATGAACGAGCCGTTCGGTTACACCTCCCAGGAGTGGCGCGACATCGCCGCCCGCTGGGTGACGACCCACCGCGCCGTGCCGCGCGACCGGGTCCTCATCGGAGGGGTCAAGTACAGCGAGGACGTCAAGCCCGTGTGCGCCGACAGCCGGCTGAACGGCACCCGGCTGGCCCTGCACAACTACGGCTTCTGGCACACCGACTGGACCGACTCCGACCAGTGGAAGCAGGACTTCAAGGCGCGCATCGGCGACTGCGCCTCGCGCACCATCCTGGATGAGTTCGGCGCCACGATGACCTCCGGCCTGAACTACACCGGGCCGATCAACGGCTCCAGCGAGATCGCCTACATCCAGGCGGCGACCGACACCATCCGTGAACTGGGCCTCGGCTCGGTCTACTGGCCCGGCCTGCGCAGCGGAGACACCTACTCCCTGACCACCCTCCAGGGCACGGGCACCAACCTCAGCCTGCAGCTGAACAACCAGAGCGGGCTGGACCGCCTGCACTGGGCCTGGAGGCAGTAAGTAACCGGCGGGATCTTCAGGAGCGCCCTTGCGGCTCAGTCGCGGGGGCGCTCCGGCGTGTGGCGAACGGACGGTCGGCCGCTCGGCCGCTCGGCCGGTCCCCGGGGACGGCGGGCTTGCCTCACCACGTCCGGTCGACGACGTGTTCAGACACCAGCCCGGTCCAGGGCGCTCTGCAGGGACTGCTGGTAGCCCGCGCTCGTGTACGTGGCGCCGGACACGGTGTCGATGTCCGCGCTCCGCGCCACGGCCGGTGCGAAACGTCACCCGGAGACCGGTGCGCGCGCGGCGTGGTTGTACAGGTGATCCCTACCGCGCCAGGAACTCCGAGCTGGAGAACCTGACCGACGGCTCCGCCGCCACCAGCCCCTTCTTCGTCCCCGGGTACACCGCCACCGTGTCCTTCGTCTCGCCGGTGAACGTCCGCACCACCAGGTCCGCCCGCCCGTCCCCGTCGTAGTCGCCGACCGTCACGACGCGCGTGGTGCCCTGCGCGGGCGGCTCCACGGTCACCCTGCCCGCCGCCGCGACTCCTGTCGTACGGCCTCGGAAGACACGCAACCGCGAGCCGCTGGAGACGAGTTCGCTGAGCCCGTCGCCGTCGAAGTCGGCGGCGTCGAGCACGGAGCCGGGGACTGCGAGGGTGCCACGTGCGGCCGTGGCCGGGAGGTCGTAGCGCAGGGACGTTCCGTCCATCGTGCCGATCGCCGCGTCGAGGGCGGCCTTGCCCTTGCCGAAGGCGCCGAGGGCTACGTCGATGCCGGCGGGGAGGACGACTCCGGTGCGGGTGGGTCCGGCCGGGCCGCCGAGGACCACGGCTGATGTGCCTGTGCCCTGTGCCGTACGGACCACCAGGTCGTCGTATCCGTCGTGGTCGACGTCGGCCGCCGGGCCCTTGGGGGCGTTGCCGGGTGCCGGGATGGGGGCGGCTGCCGCCCTGGGCTTGCCCTTGCGGGTGAACGGGCCCTGGAGGAAGGACAGTTGGACGTCCGAGGCGTGGACGACCAGGTCCTGCGCGCCGTCGCCGTCGAAGTCGCCGCACACCGGCTGGTCGGGCCAGTCGTTGCCGGCGCGGGCGGCGGCGGGGATGGTGAGCTTGACCGCCTTGCCGGTGAGCCCGTTCGGGGAGCCGAAGAGGAGTTGGAGGGGGACCGGGGGCCGGCCTTGGCCGTCGTAGGGCGGGTCGGTGG contains the following coding sequences:
- a CDS encoding glycoside hydrolase family 5 protein, with amino-acid sequence MPRKTHRRTACLGALLACATAFGGAVASPASASPASASPASASGTSGAAAVVPVSDFHGVNWADPRDNYADDAVVPSGLSTSDSYATTYAKSKAIIGGFAKLGANTVRLPVNPTSVNGPFWKSYKGAIDAATDQGFKVILGYWEADNAKDGKIDNQAAYDQMWARITSAYVGNSRVYFEPMNEPFGYTSQEWRDIAARWVTTHRAVPRDRVLIGGVKYSEDVKPVCADSRLNGTRLALHNYGFWHTDWTDSDQWKQDFKARIGDCASRTILDEFGATMTSGLNYTGPINGSSEIAYIQAATDTIRELGLGSVYWPGLRSGDTYSLTTLQGTGTNLSLQLNNQSGLDRLHWAWRQ
- a CDS encoding FG-GAP repeat domain-containing protein, translating into MLALAACGPTQHSDNAEPTPHTSVRIADAPARLPIPHGKGSKTADDFNGDGHRDLVLNDLVKSQAHADDPGIGIVYGSTRGLTPGARQLLSPQRQAAPTKGQLPAVFDAEATCDLNGDGFTDLVVSTDPPYDGQGRPPVPLQLLFGSPNGLTGKAVKLTIPAAARAGNDWPDQPVCGDFDGDGAQDLVVHASDVQLSFLQGPFTRKGKPRAAAAPIPAPGNAPKGPAADVDHDGYDDLVVRTAQGTGTSAVVLGGPAGPTRTGVVLPAGIDVALGAFGKGKAALDAAIGTMDGTSLRYDLPATAARGTLAVPGSVLDAADFDGDGLSELVSSGSRLRVFRGRTTGVAAAGRVTVEPPAQGTTRVVTVGDYDGDGRADLVVRTFTGETKDTVAVYPGTKKGLVAAEPSVRFSSSEFLAR